The Rhodococcus rhodochrous DNA window CCGCGGCGACGGACTCGTCGGCGTCGTCGCCGCCGAACAGGTCGAACTGGCCGATCGCCTCGGCCTTCTTCGTGCTCATCACCGCGTCGATCGCGTCGGCGTGGACGAGCATCAATCCCTTGCGCGGGTGTCCGAGCGAGTCGAATGCGCCTGCCTTGATGAGGGATTCGGTGACCTTCTTCGAACACGCGACGGTGTCGATCTTGTTGAGATAGTCGGAGAAGTCGGTGTAGCGGCCCTTCTCCTCCCGCCCCTTGATGATCGAGGCGACGACGTTCGTGCCGACGTTGCGGACGGCGCCGAGGCCGAACCGGATGTCCTCGCCCACCGACATGAAGTTGGTGTGCGACTCGTTGACGTCCGGCGGCAGCACGGTGATGCCCATCTTGCGGCAGTCGGACAGGTAGACCGCGGCCTTGTCCTTGTCGTCACCCACGGAGGTGAGCAGACCGGCCATGTACTCGGCCGGGTAGTTCGCCTTGAGATAGGCGGTCCAGAACGAGACGAGACCGTAACCGGCGGCGTGCGACTTGTTGAACGCGTAGCCGGCGAAGGGCAGAACGGTGTCCCACAGCGCGGTGATCGCCGCCTGCGAGAAGCCGTTGTCCTTCATGCCCTGCGCGAAGCCGTCGTAGGCCTCGTCGAGGATCTCCTTCTTCTTCTTACCCATCGCGCGACGCAGCAGGTCTGCCTGTCCGAGCGAGTAACCGGCCACCTTCTGAGCGATCTGCATGATCTGCTCCTGGTAGACGATCAGGCCGTAGGTGTCGGCGAGGATCTCCTTCAGCGGCTCCTCGAGCTCGGGATGGATCGGCTTGACCTCTTGCCGCCCGTTCTTGCGGTCGGCGTAGTCGTTGTGCGCGTTCATGCCCATCGGACCGGGGCGGTACAGCGCGAGCACGGCGACGATGTCCTCGAAGCCGGTGGGCTGCATGCGGCGCAGCAGGTCGCGCATGGCGCTGCCGTCGAGCTGGAACACGCCGAGCGTGTCGCCGCGCGCGAGCAGTTCGTAGGTCGCCGGATCCTCCAGCGGGAGGGTGTCGAGGTCGAGATCGATCCCGCGGTTGACCTTGATGTTCTCGATCGCGTCGCCGATGACGGTGAGGTTGCGCAGACCGAGGAAGTCCATCTTCAGCAGGCCGATGGCCTCGCAGGACGGATAGTCCCAGCCGGTGATGATCGCGCCGTCCTGCGCGCGCTTCCACAGCGGGATCGCGTCCATGAGCGGCTCGGACGACATGATCACCGCGCAGGCGTGGACGCCGGCGTTGCGGATCAGGCCCTCGAGACCGAGCGCGGTGTCGTAGATCTTCTTGATGTCCGGGTTGGACTCGATCAGCTGGCGGACCTCGGCGGCTTCCTTGTACCGCTCGTGGCTCGGGTCGGTGATACCCGAGACCGGGATGTCCTTCGCCATGATCGGCGGAGGCAGGGCCTTGGTGATCTGGTCGGCGATCGCGAATCCGGGCTGGCCGAACTGCACTCGCGCGGAGTCCTTGATCGCGGCCTTCGTCTTGATGGTGCCGAACGTGATGACCTGGGCGACCTTGTCGTTGCCCCACCGCTCGGTGGCGTAGCGCACCATCTCACCGCGGCGGCGATCGTCGAAGTCGATATCGATATCGGGCATCGACACGCGCTCGGGGTTGAGGAACCGCTCGAACAGCAGACCGTGCGGGATCGGGTCGATGTTGGTGATGCCCATCGCGTAGGCGACGAGCGAACCGGCGGCCGAACCACGGCCGGGGCCGACGCGGATGCCGACCTCGCGGGCGTGGTTGATGAGGTCGCCGACGACGAGGAAGTAAGCGGGGAAGCCCATCTGGTTGATGACGCTGATCTCGTACTCGGCGCGCTCGACGTACTCGCGGGGCGGGCCGGCGGGGAAGCGACGGTCGAGACCGCGCATGACCTCCTTGTGCAACCAGCTCGCCTGCGTCTCCCCTTCCGGCACCGGGAAGATCGGCATCCGGTCGCGGTGGGTCCACACGTCCTCGTAGGACTGCACCCGCTCGGCGATGAGCAGCGTGTTGTCGCACGCGCCCGGCACCTCGCGGTCCCACTGCTCGCGCATCTCCTGCGCCGACTTGAGGTAGTAGCCGTCGCCGTCGAACTTGAACCGGGTGGGATCGGAGAGAGTCTTACCGGTCTGGATGCACAGCAGCGCCTCGTGGTTCGCGGCCGCATCCTTGGTGACGTAGTGGCAGTCGTTGGTCACGAGCGGCGGGATGTCGAGCTTGCGGCCGATCTCGATCAGGCCCTCGCGCACCCGGCGCTCGATGGACAGGCCGTGGTCCATCAGCTCGAGGAAGAAGTTGTCCTTACCCCAGATCTCCTGCCACTTCGCGGCCGCCTCGAGGGCTTCACGCTCGTGGCCGAGGCGCAGGCGCGTCTGGATCTCACCCGACGGGCAGCCGGTCGTGGCGATGATGCCCTCGTGATGGTGGGCGATGAGCTCTTCGTCCATACGAGCCCACTTGCCGAGCTGGCCCTCGATCGATGCGAGGGAGGACAGCTTGAACAGGTTCCGCAGGCCCGTGGAGTTCTCGGCGACCATCGTCATGTGGGTGTAGGCACCCGAGCCGGAGACGTCGTCGGACTTCTGGCCGGGATCGCCCCACTGCACACGCTTGGTGGAGAAGCGCGACTCCGGCGCGACGTACGCCTCGATACCGATGATCGGCTTGATGCCGAACTTCTTGGCGACGTTGTAGAACTCGCTGGCGCCGTACATGTTTCCGTGGTCGGTCATGCCCACGGCCGGCATCCCCAGCCGTTCGGCCTCCTTGAACAACGGTCCGACCTTCGCGGCACCGTCGAGCATCGAGTACTCGGTGTGGGTGTGCAGATGAACGAACGAGTCAGCCACGCGTGCCTCTCCCGGGATGTCTGTGGGCAGAGACGAGTCTAAGCCGCGCGAGGCTCCGCGGTGACCACGGCACGCTGACGACGGGCCCGCACGAGGGCGTCCGTGCTGTACACCGCCAGTGCGATCCAGATCAGGACGAAACCGATCCACCGCGAGGCAGGCATGTCCTCCCCGAGCACGACCACACCCCACGTCATCTGCAGGCTCGGCGTGAGGTACTGCAGCATGCCGAGTGTCGCGAGCGGGACCCGCTGCGCGGCCGCGCCGAAGAGCAGCAGCGGTACGGCGGTCACCAGCCCCGCCGACACGAGCAGGGCGGTGTGATCGATGCCGTGCCCGAGGAAGGTGCCGGTGCCGGTCACCGCGAGGAAGATCACGTACCCGAGCGCGAACGGGGCCGCGACGATCCCCTCACCTGTCAGGGACGTGCGCGGATCGAGCGGCACGACCTTCTTGATCACCCCGTAGGACGCGAAGGACAACGCCAGGGTCAGGGCGATGATCGGCGGTCTGCCGTAGTCGACGGTGATGACCACCACCGCGCACACCGCGAGCACCAGCGCCGCGATCTGCGCCGGCCGCAGTCGTTCCCGGAAGAACAGGACACCGAACACCACGCTGACGAGCGGGTTGATGAAGTAGCCGAGTGCGGTCTCCACGACCCGGCCCGACACGACGCCGTAGATGTAGACGCCCCAGTTGACCGCGATCGCGGTGGACGCCGCGGCGACCAGGCCCCAGGTGCGGGCCGACAGGCCGCGCAGGGTGCCGAGGCGTCCCATGACGCCCAGCACGATCAGCATGAGCACGAGGGTCCACAGCACGCGGTGCGCGAGGATCTCGACGGCGCCGGCGGGTTCGAGCAGGCCGAAGTAGGCGGGGAACAGTCCCCACAATCCGTAGGCGCCCAGACCGCACAGCACCCCGGTGCGCACGATGTTCCGCTGCCCCGAGTCGTTCCGATCCCCCGAGTCGCTCACCGGATCACCCTACGGCGCCGCCGGTGCGCTGTCGTTCCTGGACACTGTCGTTCCGAGACACTGTCGTTCCGAACACGGTCGTTTCGAGACGGGATCCCCCGCACCGTCACACCTCCCCGTCGTCCGGGCCGGGCACGACCGTCTCG harbors:
- the dnaE gene encoding DNA polymerase III subunit alpha, which translates into the protein MADSFVHLHTHTEYSMLDGAAKVGPLFKEAERLGMPAVGMTDHGNMYGASEFYNVAKKFGIKPIIGIEAYVAPESRFSTKRVQWGDPGQKSDDVSGSGAYTHMTMVAENSTGLRNLFKLSSLASIEGQLGKWARMDEELIAHHHEGIIATTGCPSGEIQTRLRLGHEREALEAAAKWQEIWGKDNFFLELMDHGLSIERRVREGLIEIGRKLDIPPLVTNDCHYVTKDAAANHEALLCIQTGKTLSDPTRFKFDGDGYYLKSAQEMREQWDREVPGACDNTLLIAERVQSYEDVWTHRDRMPIFPVPEGETQASWLHKEVMRGLDRRFPAGPPREYVERAEYEISVINQMGFPAYFLVVGDLINHAREVGIRVGPGRGSAAGSLVAYAMGITNIDPIPHGLLFERFLNPERVSMPDIDIDFDDRRRGEMVRYATERWGNDKVAQVITFGTIKTKAAIKDSARVQFGQPGFAIADQITKALPPPIMAKDIPVSGITDPSHERYKEAAEVRQLIESNPDIKKIYDTALGLEGLIRNAGVHACAVIMSSEPLMDAIPLWKRAQDGAIITGWDYPSCEAIGLLKMDFLGLRNLTVIGDAIENIKVNRGIDLDLDTLPLEDPATYELLARGDTLGVFQLDGSAMRDLLRRMQPTGFEDIVAVLALYRPGPMGMNAHNDYADRKNGRQEVKPIHPELEEPLKEILADTYGLIVYQEQIMQIAQKVAGYSLGQADLLRRAMGKKKKEILDEAYDGFAQGMKDNGFSQAAITALWDTVLPFAGYAFNKSHAAGYGLVSFWTAYLKANYPAEYMAGLLTSVGDDKDKAAVYLSDCRKMGITVLPPDVNESHTNFMSVGEDIRFGLGAVRNVGTNVVASIIKGREEKGRYTDFSDYLNKIDTVACSKKVTESLIKAGAFDSLGHPRKGLMLVHADAIDAVMSTKKAEAIGQFDLFGGDDADESVAAVFNVRIPEEEWDTKHRLALEREMLGLYVSGHPLNGVEHVLASQADTQIPAILEGALKDGSQVTVGGILASVNRRINKNGLAWASAQLEDLTGGIEVLFFPQSYAVYGMDVVEDSVVLVKARVSIRDDRISLIANDLVVPDLSQIGVAKPVSVSMPTRLCTPDKVGALKNVLTRHPGSSDVHVRLITGSKVTVLKLDDSLRVEPSSALMGDLKALLGPGCLAT
- the rarD gene encoding EamA family transporter RarD, with translation MSDSGDRNDSGQRNIVRTGVLCGLGAYGLWGLFPAYFGLLEPAGAVEILAHRVLWTLVLMLIVLGVMGRLGTLRGLSARTWGLVAAASTAIAVNWGVYIYGVVSGRVVETALGYFINPLVSVVFGVLFFRERLRPAQIAALVLAVCAVVVITVDYGRPPIIALTLALSFASYGVIKKVVPLDPRTSLTGEGIVAAPFALGYVIFLAVTGTGTFLGHGIDHTALLVSAGLVTAVPLLLFGAAAQRVPLATLGMLQYLTPSLQMTWGVVVLGEDMPASRWIGFVLIWIALAVYSTDALVRARRQRAVVTAEPRAA